A genomic window from Sphingobacterium sp. BN32 includes:
- a CDS encoding AarF/ABC1/UbiB kinase family protein, producing MQFNGFQKIKRVGRILKILSKHGFDEIISRSNLDRILPDSFLFWNNHARKIFEDDFNTRIRAAIEELGPTFIKLGQLLSNRPDIIPQDLQEELVKLQDDVMLSEIDLRAVLKEELEIDVDSHFAELDLVPIASASIAQVYKARLTNGQEVVLKVKRAGIDEIIRADLDFIKDLVQLLQRKYEVVYKMNLYQIVLSFESSLLNELSFTNELNNIERFRRNFAGNKDVYVPKVYRKYSTDRILCLEFIDGVKVNDLEGFQSYGLYTKSVLQNVLDLYLEQVLMHGFFHADPHPGNVLINRRGQVVFLDFGAMGFMIPEDRNIIEAMVLDFLANDAKSLIKNIKKLAVVHHIENERRLERDAYEIFEMIKQNALDDIDISVMLQKLNIVLQSNHILLPDFVYILLRGVSILEGTGRQLDADLNVPESIEPFAKKIAQEKLSADYLIQQLKEKAKFAKDVLTEVPLDLLELLEKVKNDKVTLNHKMQDFDNLQLILHRMGNKFLLSILAMTFGVGASILAHGRVGYLLWGIPVLSWIGFIASFVICFALLNHLYKSK from the coding sequence CATGCTCGCAAAATCTTCGAAGACGATTTTAATACGCGTATTCGTGCGGCTATTGAAGAGTTGGGGCCCACTTTTATTAAGTTGGGGCAGCTCCTGAGCAATAGACCTGATATTATCCCTCAAGATTTGCAGGAAGAACTGGTAAAGTTACAGGATGACGTGATGTTGAGTGAGATTGACTTGCGCGCTGTGCTGAAGGAAGAGTTGGAAATTGATGTAGACTCGCATTTTGCTGAGTTGGATTTAGTCCCAATTGCATCTGCTTCGATTGCTCAAGTTTACAAAGCTCGCCTTACTAATGGGCAGGAAGTGGTACTGAAGGTTAAGCGGGCGGGCATCGACGAGATTATTCGTGCCGACTTAGATTTTATCAAAGATTTAGTGCAGCTCCTGCAGCGGAAGTATGAGGTGGTCTATAAGATGAATCTCTATCAGATTGTACTTTCTTTTGAGAGCTCCTTACTCAATGAATTGTCCTTTACGAATGAACTTAATAACATCGAACGATTCCGGAGGAACTTCGCGGGAAATAAGGACGTTTATGTTCCGAAAGTTTATCGGAAATATAGTACCGACCGTATTCTATGTCTAGAGTTCATCGATGGGGTGAAAGTGAATGATCTTGAAGGTTTCCAGTCCTATGGTCTTTATACGAAATCGGTTTTACAGAATGTGTTGGATTTGTATTTAGAGCAGGTCTTGATGCATGGTTTTTTTCATGCGGATCCCCATCCTGGAAATGTCCTCATCAACCGTCGGGGGCAAGTCGTATTTCTGGATTTCGGAGCGATGGGATTTATGATTCCCGAGGACCGAAACATCATCGAAGCGATGGTGCTTGATTTTCTGGCAAACGACGCAAAGAGCTTAATTAAGAACATTAAGAAACTAGCGGTTGTGCACCACATAGAGAACGAAAGGCGTCTCGAGCGGGATGCCTACGAGATATTCGAAATGATCAAGCAAAATGCATTAGATGATATTGATATCTCTGTGATGTTGCAAAAGCTGAATATTGTATTACAGAGCAACCATATATTGCTTCCTGATTTTGTTTACATTTTATTGCGTGGCGTCTCGATATTGGAGGGTACGGGGCGGCAACTCGATGCAGATTTGAACGTTCCGGAGAGTATTGAGCCGTTTGCGAAAAAGATAGCGCAGGAAAAGCTGTCTGCTGACTATCTCATACAACAGCTGAAGGAGAAGGCTAAGTTTGCGAAGGATGTGTTGACGGAAGTTCCCTTGGATCTTTTGGAGTTGTTGGAGAAGGTAAAAAATGATAAGGTGACCTTAAATCATAAGATGCAGGATTTCGATAATCTTCAGCTGATCCTCCATCGTATGGGGAACAAGTTTTTGCTATCCATTCTGGCCATGACTTTTGGAGTTGGCGCCAGTATTTTGGCACATGGACGCGTGGGGTATCTGCTTTGGGGAATCCCGGTTTTATCATGGATCGGCTTCATCGCCAGCTTTGTGATCTGCTTTGCCTTATTAAATCATCTGTATAAGAGTAAATAA
- a CDS encoding MraY family glycosyltransferase has protein sequence MLVTYKKRLFDPIDSRKIHHRIIPRLGGVSFAPVQCLLMVITMTLVFKTNLVSFDVQSWAFLSHFMMLICGLVILSMVGIGDDLIGIDYKWKFITQILVASLLPLSGLWINDLYGVGLIVKLPFWIGMPLTIFVIVLIINAINLIDGLDGLCSGLVGVSCLVLGTLFIYYGAWVHALFAFITLGVLIPFFYYNVFGTKKRRRQIFMGDTGSMTLGFSVAFLAISFAMNNEYIKPFSEGAIVVAFSTLIIPVFDVARVMLVRWRLGHPIFKPDRNHLHHKFLRAGMNHRSAMISIIALALFFSVFNIVMVEYISNNVVILLDIVLWIGFHLLFNRLERRKVIEKAQLYINLL, from the coding sequence ATGTTGGTAACTTACAAGAAACGACTGTTTGATCCCATCGATTCTCGTAAAATTCACCATCGCATCATCCCTCGCTTAGGAGGTGTTTCATTCGCTCCGGTTCAATGCCTGCTGATGGTCATCACCATGACCTTGGTTTTCAAAACGAATTTAGTAAGCTTCGATGTTCAATCCTGGGCATTTTTGTCGCATTTTATGATGTTGATTTGTGGATTGGTGATTCTATCGATGGTCGGAATAGGGGATGATTTGATTGGAATCGACTATAAATGGAAATTTATTACGCAAATATTAGTAGCTTCCTTACTGCCTTTGTCAGGTTTATGGATAAATGATTTATATGGGGTGGGTTTGATCGTGAAGCTTCCTTTTTGGATCGGTATGCCATTGACAATATTTGTGATTGTGTTAATTATCAATGCGATCAATCTAATCGACGGTCTTGACGGACTTTGTTCAGGCTTAGTAGGTGTCAGCTGTCTGGTTCTCGGAACTTTATTTATCTATTATGGCGCTTGGGTACATGCTTTATTTGCATTTATTACCTTAGGTGTATTGATACCGTTTTTCTACTACAACGTTTTTGGAACGAAAAAGCGTCGTCGTCAGATATTTATGGGAGATACCGGGAGTATGACTTTAGGATTTTCTGTTGCATTTTTGGCGATTAGTTTTGCAATGAACAACGAATACATCAAACCATTTTCGGAGGGGGCTATTGTTGTAGCTTTTTCTACGCTTATCATACCTGTTTTTGACGTGGCGAGGGTAATGTTGGTGCGTTGGAGATTGGGACATCCTATCTTTAAACCTGATCGGAACCACTTGCACCATAAATTCTTGCGTGCGGGAATGAACCATCGCAGTGCAATGATTTCTATTATAGCTTTGGCCTTATTTTTTAGTGTTTTCAATATCGTTATGGTTGAGTATATCAGCAATAATGTCGTTATCCTATTGGATATCGTTTTATGGATTGGATTTCACTTGTTATTTAATCGTCTCGAGCGCAGGAAAGTAATTGAGAAGGCACAGTTGTATATCAATTTATTATAG
- a CDS encoding NAD-dependent epimerase/dehydratase family protein, which yields MNIAIIGGSGFVGTQLISLLQAKPDLHIKNIDKQDSKIHHQITSIANVLDTASLKRELAGFDVVILLAAEHRDDVTPTSLYYDVNVQGMRNTLEAMEHNGIKRIIFTSSVAVYGLDKPNPTEDSPKDPFNHYGISKWEAEQVLDEWSKGHQDWNINIVRPTVIFGEGNRGNVFNLLSQIANGKFMMIGKGNNQKSMSYVGNIIAFIEFMLLKMTTGYNIYNYVDKPDFTTNDLVYHTGEILGKQIPTTHIPYWLGMMGGYGFDVLAFLTRKKLNISSVRVKKFCAVTKYDSTKAMGSGFVPPYSLEEGLRRMLKAEFGK from the coding sequence ATGAACATAGCCATTATTGGTGGGTCGGGATTCGTGGGGACACAGTTGATTTCGTTGCTCCAAGCCAAACCAGATCTTCATATTAAAAATATTGATAAGCAGGATAGTAAAATCCACCATCAGATTACAAGCATTGCCAATGTTTTGGATACAGCATCTTTAAAACGTGAGCTTGCGGGATTCGATGTCGTGATTCTACTGGCGGCCGAGCATCGCGATGATGTGACGCCGACATCGTTATATTATGATGTCAATGTACAGGGAATGCGGAATACCTTGGAAGCGATGGAGCATAATGGCATTAAGCGCATTATTTTTACGAGTTCTGTTGCTGTCTATGGTTTAGATAAGCCGAATCCGACAGAAGACTCTCCAAAGGATCCATTTAATCATTATGGGATTAGTAAATGGGAAGCAGAGCAAGTGCTGGATGAGTGGAGCAAAGGGCATCAGGATTGGAACATCAATATTGTTCGTCCGACAGTGATATTTGGTGAAGGTAATCGCGGCAATGTTTTTAATTTGCTAAGCCAGATTGCGAATGGTAAATTTATGATGATCGGCAAGGGCAATAACCAAAAGTCTATGTCCTATGTCGGCAATATTATTGCATTCATCGAATTTATGCTTCTAAAAATGACAACTGGATATAACATCTATAATTATGTTGATAAACCTGATTTTACGACTAATGACTTAGTATATCATACCGGCGAAATTCTTGGTAAACAAATACCGACCACTCATATACCTTACTGGTTAGGCATGATGGGGGGATATGGTTTCGATGTACTCGCGTTTTTGACGAGGAAGAAGCTGAATATTAGTTCGGTTAGGGTGAAGAAGTTTTGTGCTGTAACAAAATACGATTCGACGAAAGCAATGGGATCGGGATTTGTTCCGCCCTATTCGTTGGAAGAAGGGTTACGAAGGATGTTGAAGGCAGAGTTTGGGAAGTAG
- a CDS encoding glycosyltransferase: MERHRYKVSVTIPIYNVERYLEKCVLSLLNQTLNDIELIFIDDCSSDESFATLKSLIEQHHLNENIHVKLLQNTENKGVASTRNVGLNASEGKYLAAVDPDDYVSTDMFKLLYEKAEADGSDIVWCDYIHVYDDKQEVVNQRFSEDPIACVEGLVSGALFGGMSNKLIARDLFLANNIKFPDGLNMSEDLRVCVQLFYFAKKVSYLNSSLYYYIQYRNLAISQVNIKTFKVNKEWFENIKGIESFLKKMNLENLLPWVMRLKLISKTNLLVKGKSVENFKTWRDFFPESNEYIQDTDLPWHYKFIAGQIVSDKWLFPRLWIRLKELLKK; this comes from the coding sequence ATGGAACGTCATAGATATAAGGTAAGTGTTACTATCCCGATTTACAACGTTGAGCGTTATCTCGAGAAGTGCGTTTTAAGTTTGTTAAACCAAACCTTAAACGACATTGAGCTTATTTTTATTGATGATTGTAGTAGCGATGAAAGTTTTGCGACATTGAAATCGCTAATAGAGCAACATCACTTAAACGAAAATATTCATGTAAAGTTGCTTCAAAACACTGAAAATAAAGGTGTCGCTTCCACGAGAAATGTCGGATTAAATGCGTCCGAAGGGAAATATCTCGCAGCGGTAGATCCCGATGATTACGTCAGCACGGATATGTTCAAATTACTTTATGAAAAAGCGGAAGCAGACGGTTCTGATATCGTTTGGTGCGACTATATACATGTCTATGATGATAAGCAAGAGGTTGTCAATCAGCGATTTTCCGAAGATCCAATTGCCTGTGTTGAGGGCTTAGTTAGCGGGGCACTATTTGGCGGGATGTCGAATAAATTAATAGCGAGGGATCTTTTCTTAGCAAATAACATCAAGTTTCCAGATGGATTGAACATGTCCGAGGATCTACGAGTTTGTGTTCAATTATTTTATTTCGCTAAAAAAGTAAGTTATCTAAATTCCAGTTTGTATTACTATATTCAATATAGAAACTTAGCAATAAGCCAAGTAAATATTAAGACTTTTAAAGTGAATAAGGAATGGTTCGAAAATATCAAAGGAATTGAATCTTTCCTCAAAAAAATGAATCTCGAGAATCTACTTCCATGGGTTATGAGGTTGAAACTGATTAGTAAGACTAATTTGTTAGTGAAAGGAAAATCAGTAGAAAACTTCAAAACTTGGCGTGATTTTTTCCCAGAGAGCAATGAATATATTCAAGATACCGACTTGCCCTGGCATTATAAGTTTATTGCAGGACAAATTGTGAGTGATAAGTGGTTATTCCCGAGACTTTGGATTCGCTTAAAGGAACTTCTTAAAAAATAA
- a CDS encoding glycosyltransferase family 8 protein, which produces MSSKNVVPIVFSFDDNLVMQAGVCMTSLLHHAKPETFYDIFILHDSEAKFPSSGILEKLFLQFSEFSIQYVNVGSDFRDAFQIRGITQATYYRLLIPDLIPQYDKIMYHDVDVIFRDDLSSIYFDTDLTGYYVAGVSTPYSDIEQYFNEKIQTTSSKYIAAGDIIFNSKAIRDDNLVAKFRELAKLNWKYQDMDVINVACKGKIKYLSPGFCVVGTTSEILKDRDQQYYTQEDVEYALKYGIIHYNGPKPWNTWCLNFDIWWEYYRKSVYFDPEFYYSFYNNKLDEYDRLPLIKRIKILLRYFKTMK; this is translated from the coding sequence ATGAGTTCAAAGAATGTAGTTCCAATAGTATTCAGTTTCGATGATAATTTGGTTATGCAGGCGGGCGTTTGTATGACTTCCTTACTACATCACGCGAAACCGGAGACGTTTTACGATATTTTTATCTTACATGATTCTGAGGCAAAGTTTCCATCATCGGGAATCTTAGAGAAGCTGTTTCTACAGTTTTCCGAGTTTTCGATCCAGTATGTTAATGTGGGAAGTGATTTTAGGGATGCTTTTCAGATTCGTGGTATTACGCAAGCCACCTATTATCGTCTTCTAATTCCAGACTTGATTCCGCAGTATGATAAGATTATGTATCATGATGTCGATGTTATCTTTAGGGACGATTTATCGAGCATCTATTTTGATACGGATTTGACGGGATACTATGTTGCAGGCGTTTCTACTCCCTACTCGGATATTGAACAATATTTTAACGAGAAAATACAGACTACTTCCTCTAAATACATTGCTGCTGGGGATATTATTTTCAATTCAAAAGCGATACGCGACGATAATTTGGTTGCGAAGTTCCGTGAACTGGCAAAATTGAATTGGAAATACCAGGATATGGATGTGATCAACGTGGCTTGCAAGGGGAAGATAAAATACCTTAGTCCGGGCTTTTGCGTGGTTGGAACGACCTCGGAAATCCTCAAAGATCGCGATCAACAATACTATACACAGGAGGATGTTGAATATGCCCTAAAGTATGGAATTATTCATTACAACGGTCCAAAGCCTTGGAATACTTGGTGCTTGAACTTCGATATCTGGTGGGAATATTATCGGAAATCGGTTTATTTTGACCCGGAATTCTATTACAGTTTTTACAATAATAAGCTTGATGAATATGATCGGTTGCCTTTAATAAAGAGGATTAAAATTTTGCTTAGATATTTCAAAACGATGAAATAA
- a CDS encoding glycosyltransferase, with translation MSYLLSIIIPVFKAESFIKKCAHSLMQQSLRDLQFIFVDDKGNDESISILKEVISEYPARANDVLILENSENLGASESRNLGLQYAEGNYVTFCDADDWIDTDATETLIKHILALNVDILWTDFFLSHRSTESVQTQRCVETPEQCVKALLEERLHGALWNKIYRKELFDSNNIRFPSGRDVWEDLYTNVRLFYFAQKVAYLPRAFYHYVQYNSASLATIRNEKQLADIIANTQSTIDFLHDVGAEEPFKDQIQILKLASKQTLLFSTDRKSFRKWRELYPESNDDILRFKQLPLHLRFLGKAASMKLWPLIDAWIFMKRAKNIFSKSGNIAG, from the coding sequence ATGAGTTATCTGTTGAGCATCATTATACCTGTTTTTAAGGCTGAATCATTTATTAAGAAATGTGCACATTCCTTGATGCAACAGTCCTTGAGAGACTTGCAATTTATCTTTGTCGATGATAAGGGCAATGATGAAAGCATTTCTATACTTAAGGAAGTAATTTCGGAATATCCAGCACGAGCAAATGATGTCTTAATTTTGGAGAACTCTGAGAATTTGGGAGCCTCAGAATCGAGAAACCTGGGTCTGCAATATGCTGAAGGTAACTATGTTACTTTTTGCGATGCAGATGACTGGATTGATACCGACGCGACAGAAACACTTATAAAGCATATATTGGCTCTTAATGTCGACATATTGTGGACTGATTTTTTCCTTTCTCATCGCTCGACCGAATCTGTTCAAACTCAGCGCTGTGTCGAGACCCCGGAGCAATGCGTTAAAGCCTTATTGGAGGAACGACTGCATGGGGCACTATGGAATAAAATCTATAGAAAGGAATTATTTGATTCCAACAATATCAGATTTCCTTCAGGAAGAGATGTATGGGAAGATTTATATACGAATGTTCGACTCTTTTACTTCGCGCAGAAAGTCGCTTATCTTCCTCGGGCATTTTATCACTACGTACAATACAACAGCGCATCGTTAGCTACAATACGAAATGAAAAGCAGCTCGCTGATATTATTGCCAATACGCAATCAACAATCGATTTCCTCCATGATGTGGGTGCGGAAGAGCCGTTTAAAGATCAAATCCAAATCCTTAAACTTGCCTCCAAGCAGACTTTATTGTTCTCGACAGATAGGAAATCATTTCGGAAGTGGAGGGAGCTATATCCAGAATCGAATGATGATATTTTGCGTTTTAAACAATTGCCATTGCATCTGCGTTTTTTAGGCAAAGCAGCATCGATGAAGTTGTGGCCGTTAATCGATGCTTGGATATTCATGAAGCGAGCTAAGAATATTTTTAGTAAGTCTGGAAACATTGCGGGTTAA
- a CDS encoding glycosyltransferase family 2 protein, producing MKNVAVLMTVFNRIEKTLLCLESLFSAAPVEGLSFKVFITDDGSSDGTKEKIAERFPDHHIEILQGDGNLYWNGGMNFSWRHAIAEGGFDGYLWLNNDSVVFDNLWTELAEADTYSKTKFGKGGVYIGSTLDSESQEFTYGGFDFVNKWTLLDQFKIPNGSFQNCEAGHGNITYVSANVVESEGVFCDQYRHGGGDHDYTYLAFKHGFPVFVLRNYVGSCENDHTQVNGSDFKDLSLKERFKYLYSPLGYNLHNTLLFQKRCFPYRYFPVLVMGYAKALFPTPFFAIYKWLRKF from the coding sequence ATGAAAAACGTAGCGGTATTAATGACTGTATTTAATAGGATTGAAAAGACATTATTATGCTTGGAAAGTCTATTTAGTGCAGCGCCAGTAGAAGGCTTAAGCTTCAAAGTTTTTATCACCGATGACGGAAGTTCCGACGGAACAAAAGAAAAAATCGCTGAGCGTTTTCCAGATCATCATATCGAGATTTTACAAGGAGATGGAAATTTATACTGGAATGGTGGGATGAATTTTTCATGGAGACATGCAATTGCCGAAGGCGGCTTTGATGGATATCTGTGGCTTAACAATGATTCTGTCGTATTCGATAATTTATGGACGGAGTTAGCTGAAGCAGATACTTATTCCAAGACGAAGTTCGGAAAAGGAGGGGTCTATATTGGCTCGACCTTAGACAGTGAATCCCAAGAATTTACTTATGGAGGTTTCGATTTTGTTAATAAGTGGACTTTACTCGATCAATTTAAAATACCTAATGGGAGCTTTCAAAACTGTGAGGCGGGCCATGGGAACATTACGTATGTTTCTGCGAATGTCGTTGAATCGGAGGGCGTTTTTTGCGATCAATATCGTCATGGCGGTGGAGATCATGATTATACATATTTAGCTTTCAAACATGGTTTTCCAGTTTTTGTGTTAAGGAATTACGTTGGATCATGCGAGAACGACCATACGCAGGTAAATGGTTCCGACTTTAAAGATTTATCACTTAAAGAACGCTTCAAGTACTTATATTCACCACTGGGATATAATTTACACAACACTTTGTTGTTTCAAAAGCGTTGTTTTCCCTATAGATACTTTCCCGTATTGGTGATGGGATATGCGAAGGCGTTATTTCCTACGCCATTTTTTGCAATTTACAAATGGTTGAGGAAGTTTTAA
- the gmd gene encoding GDP-mannose 4,6-dehydratase — MKTALITGITGQDGSYLAELLLEKGYQVHGVKRRASSFNTQRIDHLYMDRHEENVNFKLHYGDLTDSTNIIRIIQEVQPDEIYNLGAMSHVKVSFDSPEYVANVDGIGTLRILEAVRILGLEKKTRIYQASTSELYGLVQQVPQDENTPFYPRSPYGVAKIYGFWITKNYREAYNLFACNGILFNHESPRRGETFVTRKITMAVAAIALGKQDCLYLGNLNAQRDWGHAKDYVEAMWRILQQDIAEDYVIATGKTNCVRDFVRMAFAECGISLEFQGTNDEEVAIISACDDARYQLPIGKVVVKVDPQYYRPTEVDLLIGNPAKANNQLKWKPKYDLAALVREMVSSDLSLIEAK, encoded by the coding sequence ATGAAAACAGCATTAATTACAGGAATTACTGGTCAGGATGGTTCTTATTTAGCAGAGTTATTACTTGAAAAAGGCTATCAGGTACATGGTGTAAAAAGAAGGGCATCGTCTTTCAATACACAGCGTATCGATCATCTGTATATGGATCGACATGAGGAAAATGTTAATTTTAAGCTACATTACGGCGATCTTACGGATTCTACGAATATTATAAGGATTATTCAAGAAGTTCAACCCGATGAAATATACAATCTAGGGGCAATGTCTCATGTGAAAGTATCTTTCGATTCACCAGAGTACGTTGCGAATGTTGATGGAATTGGGACTTTGCGGATACTAGAGGCTGTAAGGATTTTAGGTTTGGAGAAGAAAACCAGAATTTATCAAGCTTCCACTTCAGAGTTGTATGGGCTTGTACAGCAAGTACCGCAGGATGAAAATACACCGTTTTACCCAAGGTCTCCCTACGGTGTAGCGAAGATTTACGGTTTTTGGATTACCAAGAATTATAGGGAAGCCTATAATTTATTTGCTTGCAACGGGATTCTTTTTAATCACGAATCACCTAGGCGAGGAGAAACTTTTGTTACTAGAAAGATTACCATGGCTGTAGCAGCCATTGCTCTGGGAAAGCAGGATTGTTTATATCTAGGTAACTTGAATGCTCAAAGGGACTGGGGCCATGCTAAAGATTACGTGGAAGCGATGTGGCGAATATTACAGCAAGATATAGCAGAAGACTATGTAATTGCTACGGGCAAAACCAATTGTGTAAGGGATTTTGTTAGGATGGCATTCGCTGAATGCGGAATTTCATTAGAATTCCAGGGGACAAATGATGAAGAGGTTGCAATTATTTCAGCATGCGATGACGCTAGATATCAATTGCCAATTGGAAAAGTGGTGGTGAAAGTAGATCCTCAATATTATCGCCCGACAGAAGTTGATCTGTTGATCGGCAATCCTGCTAAGGCTAACAATCAACTTAAATGGAAACCGAAATATGACTTAGCGGCTTTAGTTCGAGAAATGGTATCCTCCGATCTTTCACTCATAGAAGCAAAGTAA
- a CDS encoding glycosyltransferase family 2 protein — protein sequence MGFDVSVIIPIFKVEAFIERCAVNLLEQTLTDVELIFVDDCSPDASMDILHAVLLRYPEKKDHVKVIRHERNLGLPSARNSGLAVATGEYIFHCDSDDWLEKNGLELLYNHAVSNDADIVWCDWFLSFSGNERYMSQKPTSANINRLEVIKAILAGALKYNVWNKLVRRTIYTENKITFPDGFGMGEDMTMIKLFVFANKISYLNQAVYHYVQLNQEAFTKKTTEVHLDQIKHNVDDTIRYLESRMKDIPSQYFHFFKLNVKLPFLISADTKSYERWLLWFPESNEYIDKNPLFNLRTKIIQKAAIKRQFWIVKLYYHLVIRFVYGIIYN from the coding sequence ATGGGGTTCGATGTTTCTGTAATTATTCCAATTTTTAAAGTTGAAGCCTTTATTGAGCGCTGTGCGGTAAATTTACTCGAACAAACATTGACAGATGTTGAATTAATTTTCGTGGATGATTGCTCGCCTGATGCTAGCATGGACATTTTACACGCCGTTTTGCTGCGATATCCAGAGAAGAAAGATCATGTAAAAGTTATTAGACATGAACGCAATTTAGGTCTTCCTTCTGCAAGAAATTCAGGTTTGGCAGTCGCAACAGGAGAATATATATTCCATTGCGATAGCGATGACTGGTTAGAGAAAAACGGCTTAGAATTGCTTTATAATCATGCAGTCTCTAACGACGCTGACATCGTTTGGTGTGACTGGTTTTTATCCTTTAGTGGAAATGAGCGCTATATGAGTCAAAAGCCGACATCTGCAAATATCAATAGACTAGAAGTCATAAAAGCTATTCTTGCCGGGGCACTAAAATATAATGTTTGGAATAAGTTGGTGAGAAGGACTATCTATACAGAAAATAAAATCACTTTTCCTGACGGATTTGGGATGGGGGAAGATATGACGATGATTAAACTGTTTGTTTTTGCGAACAAAATTAGTTATTTGAATCAAGCCGTTTATCATTACGTACAATTGAATCAAGAAGCTTTTACAAAGAAAACGACAGAAGTGCATCTGGATCAAATAAAACATAATGTTGATGATACTATACGTTATCTAGAGTCCCGGATGAAGGATATACCATCGCAATATTTCCACTTTTTTAAGTTAAATGTTAAGCTACCATTTTTAATTTCTGCAGATACAAAATCCTATGAGCGATGGTTGCTTTGGTTTCCCGAGTCGAATGAATATATTGACAAAAACCCTTTATTTAATTTAAGAACGAAAATAATCCAAAAAGCAGCGATAAAAAGACAATTTTGGATTGTAAAATTATACTATCATCTTGTAATTCGATTCGTTTATGGGATAATTTACAATTAA
- a CDS encoding glycosyltransferase family 4 protein → MKIVYCILGIFNSGGMERVLANKVNYLVDRGYDVSIITTDQKGRPGYFNLDSRILHIDLAVNYTDALEANIISKSLIFSKKKRLHKQLLAEQLMKLKPDITISMFDYEASFLTDIKDGSAKVLEIHFSRFKRIQYGRKGVLGLIDRYLSLRDKQIAKKYKRFVVLTHEDKGYWGKMSNIEVIPNANSFEPNDISNLSSKRVIAVGRLNYQKRFEDLIALWRTVHLEAPDWKLEIFGNGPQKKELQALIDTYGLSNSAIIREPVKDIMNEYLTSSMVAMTSRYEGLPMALLEGQVCGLPMVSYCCKCGPKDIIIDGKNGFLIDEGDLANFSSKIVQLIKDVALRKEMGLHSSQLSKRFSEEEVMSKWISLFNSVV, encoded by the coding sequence ATGAAGATAGTATACTGTATTTTGGGGATCTTTAATTCTGGCGGAATGGAACGTGTTTTGGCCAATAAGGTTAACTATTTGGTCGATAGGGGATATGACGTATCGATTATCACAACTGATCAGAAAGGACGACCGGGATATTTTAATTTGGATAGCCGCATTTTGCATATTGATCTTGCAGTCAATTATACAGATGCGTTGGAAGCGAATATTATCAGCAAAAGCTTAATTTTCTCAAAAAAGAAGCGTCTACATAAGCAACTCTTAGCAGAACAATTGATGAAGCTTAAACCTGATATTACTATCTCGATGTTTGATTATGAAGCATCGTTCCTAACCGATATAAAAGATGGTAGTGCTAAAGTTTTAGAAATTCACTTTTCGCGATTTAAGCGCATACAATATGGGAGGAAGGGTGTTTTAGGATTGATTGACCGGTATCTCAGTCTGAGAGACAAACAAATAGCAAAAAAGTATAAGCGTTTTGTCGTGTTGACTCATGAAGACAAGGGATATTGGGGCAAAATGAGCAATATTGAGGTGATACCGAATGCGAACAGTTTCGAGCCAAATGATATCTCGAATCTTTCGTCAAAGCGAGTTATTGCAGTTGGAAGACTTAATTACCAAAAAAGATTTGAAGATTTAATAGCGCTATGGAGGACGGTCCATTTAGAAGCGCCGGATTGGAAGCTGGAAATTTTTGGAAATGGTCCTCAAAAGAAAGAATTGCAAGCTCTAATTGATACTTATGGACTTTCAAATTCGGCAATTATACGGGAACCGGTCAAAGATATCATGAACGAATATTTGACGAGTTCCATGGTCGCCATGACATCCAGATATGAGGGGTTGCCTATGGCTCTTTTAGAAGGACAAGTCTGCGGTTTACCAATGGTTTCCTACTGCTGTAAATGTGGTCCAAAAGATATCATTATTGACGGAAAAAATGGGTTTTTAATTGATGAGGGTGATTTGGCGAACTTTTCTTCAAAGATTGTACAATTGATCAAAGATGTAGCTTTACGGAAAGAGATGGGATTACATTCGAGCCAGCTTTCGAAGAGATTTTCTGAAGAGGAGGTCATGAGTAAGTGGATTTCCTTATTTAATTCAGTCGTTTGA